The Alphaproteobacteria bacterium HT1-32 DNA segment ATTGCCCTCCGTTCCGCCGATGAATCCGTTGGAAATATCGGTGAGGGGTATGTCAGCAATTTCATGCGGCATAAACTCGATATCGGACTTGGCCACCAGCCGGTGGTTTCCAACATGCGTTGTGATGTTCTGGGATGCCGTTTTCAGGCCGGATCGCATGACATTGCCTATGCAATCAGGGGGCCCGCTTTGTCAGAAGACTGCCGCCAGAGAGGTATCCTGATCAGCCGGGAACCGGTCCCCCGGAATTGTCCGGGGCCGGATATCATTATCGACCGGTTTGACCTCTGGCGTTACGGGGCCCATGCCATCACACTTTCCGGAGACAGCGTGAACCTGACGACCGTTCATGATTATCAGGGCTGCCGGGCCTGGAGCCGACATCCCGCCTGTCGATCACCGGATAATCAGTAAAGTCTCAGCAACCCGATCAGCCGGCCCTGAATGGCAACCTGATCCGGGCCGAAAATCCGCGTCTTGTAGGCTGCATTTGCCGGCTCCAGCGCCACTGATTCACCACGACGGCGCAGACGTTTCAGCGTCGCCTCATAATCATCAATAAGGGCCACAACAATATCGCCGTTATCGGCTGTGTCGCAGCGTCGCAGGATGACCGTATCGCCATCCAGAATACCCGCTTCGATCATCGAATCGCCTTCAACTTCGAGCGCGTAATGTTCACCGCCGCCCAGCATTGTGATCGGCACATCGACTGTGCGGCCAGGATTCTGCAAAGCCTCGATAGGTGTACCAGCGGCAATCCGCCCGTGAACGGGCAGGGTCATTGTTGCACCAGCCGGACCATCCTGTTCCTTGCCACGCAATTTGCTGGCCCGGAAATTCCCTTCAATGACATTCGGCGAGAAATTATCCCGTGATTGCGGGCGATGGGCGTCACCCGGCAATTTCAGAACTTCAATGGCCCGCGCACGATGTGGCAGACGACGAATAAATCCACGTTCTTCCAGACCCGTGATCAGCCGGTGAATACCCGATTTAGACTTGAGACCCAGCGCATCCTTCATCTCGTCATAGGAAGGAGGGACCCCGCTGGAACTCAGACGGGTGTCTATCAGCATGAGGAGATCGTGTTGTTTGCGGGTCAGCATCGGGGCGTCGGCCTTTTTTCCATGATATATTTGCCCTGCTTTCACATCTGTCAGATCGGGCGACAAGATATGGAACAAAAAGCAAACATGCGCCACATGTTCTAGTTTGGTTCTTTTTCCGGATCAAGTCTTTTTGACTTTCAGGCGGTTATTCAGATGCGAAATGCGCTCGCCTGAAGATGGATCACCCGGACCGACTCGCCAGCTTCTGCGGCCTTCGCATGGGGCGCCCGGACAATCAGCATATCGGCCTGTGCCAGACGGGACAGCATGGAGCTGTCCTGTTTTTCAAAGGCCCGGACAACCGACTCGCCATCTGCGTTCTTTTCAACTCTGGCCCGGAGATAATCCTGTCGCTGGTCATTCTCCGGCAAAGCCGCCGCCAGGGGCAGGGTGCTCTCGCCAATATCTTCCGCAGCCCCCAGCATCTTCATCAGCGCCGGACGCAGGAAGATGGTGGCACAGACCAGCGCCGAGACGGGATTACCCGGCAGCCCCAGCATTGGCGTTGCGCCGACATGCCCAAACATCAGCGGCTTACCCGGCCGCATGGCAATCTTGTAGAAACCGATCTCAAGGCCATGCCGCGCGAGGCCGGACTGTACCAGATCATAATCCCCGACCGAGGCACCACCAATCGTCACCAGCATATCAGCCGATTTCGCAGCCTGTGCCGCCTTGTCCAGTGCACCCTCGGTATCACCGGCAATTCCGACATTCACCGGCTCGCCGCCCAGACACCGCACCAGCGCGGCAAGGGCCACACCATTTGAACTGACAATCTGGTTTGGTCCGGGTTGCTCACCCGGATTAACCAGTTCATCCCCGGTGGACAGAATCGCGACACGGGGTTTCACCCGCACGGTCAGCGACGGCTGATTCATCGCCGCGCAAAGACCAATATCCCGGGCCGTCAGAATTCGCCCGGCAGAAATCAGCTCATCACCGGCGCTGAAGTCCAGACCCTCGGGACGGATATATCGCCCTGAGAGCGAGCTTTCCCTGATTGTGATCTGTTCACCATCAACATCGGTATCTTCCTGTATGACAATGGCATCCGCACCTTCCGGCACCGGACCACCCGTGAAAATCCGGACACATTCTCCGGGCTTTACCGGATGCGGGTAACTGCCACCTGCCGGCGCCTCTCCGATACGGCGAAGCACTACGGGGACGGTCGCCACATCTGCTGCACGCACCGCATAACCATCCATCGACGAGACAGCCATCGGCGGTTGTGTAAGACGGGAAATTGCCGGTTCAGCCAGCACCCTGCCATGCGCGACATCAAGCCCGACCTGCTCAACGCCCAGCGGGGTCACACCTGCCAGAATACGTTCCAGAGCTTCAGCAACAGATATCATCCGTTCCAGACGCCCGATTTACCGCCTGATTTGTGCAGCAGGCGGATATTGGTGATCTGCATGCCACGATCGACGGCCTTGCACATGTCATAGACAGTCAGAGCCGCAACCGAAGCCGCCGTCAGGGCCTCCATCTCGACACCCGTCTGGCCGGAAACCCGGCAGCGGGCGGAGATTTCCACAGCATTGCGTTCAGGGTTGCAAACCAGGTCAACCTTTACCGACGTAAGACCGAGCGGGTGACAGAGCGGGATCAGGTCTGGCGTCCGCTTGGCCCCCATGATCCCAGCAAGCTGGGCAACAGTCAGCACGTCACCCTTTTTCATGCCGCGTTCCATGATGGTCTTCAGCGTTTCCGGCATCATGATGACATCTGCACCGGCAACAGCGACCCGTTCCGTGACCTCCTTGGCCGAAACATCGACCATCACGGCATTGCCGTCGCCATCGAAATGAGTGAGACCGTCACTCATGCGCTGACCCGGGCAGGTGCGGGATCAGCAAGAATCGCCTGCACAGCCGCTGCGACATCATCCTGACGCATGAAGCTCTCACCGATCAGAAAACAGCGCGCACCGACTTCCGCCATCCGGGCCAGATCAGCAGCACTATACAGACCACTTTCGCAGATCAGCATACGGTCGGCCGGCACGGCACTGGCCAGCGCCTCAGTGGTCGCCAGATCAACGGTCAGCGTTTTCAGATTCCGGTTATTAACGCCCAGCATCGGGCTTTTCAGCTTCAGTGCCCGGTCCAGTTCCTCTCGATTATGCACCTCGACCAGCACATCCATACCGTACTGAACAGCAGCGACCTCCAGTTCAGCAGCCTGCGCATCTGACAGCGCAGCCATGATCAGCAGGATACAATCAGCACCGAGCGCCCGGGCCTCTGCCACCTGATAGGCATCGAGCATGAAATCTTTCCGCAGAACCGGCAGATCAACGGCATTGCGGGCAGCAACGAGATAACTGTCTTCGCCCTGAAAATAGGGTGTATCCGTCAGCACCGACAAACAGGTTGCCCCACCGGCCTGGTAACTCCGGGCGAGGGACGGGGGATCGAAATCGGGGCGAATCAGACCTTTTGACGGCGATGCCTTCTTGATTTCAGCAATCAGACCATAGCCCGCCCGGGAAGCTGATTTCAGAGCGGCATAGAAACCGCGGGGTGCTGCCGCGGCAGTGGCCGCAGTTTCGATTTGCGATAACGGTCTGGCGGTCTTGCATTCTGCAATATGCGCCAGCTTGTCATCACAGATACGCTTCAGGACATCAGCCAAGACATCAGTCTCCGTTGGTGATGGCAATCAGCAGGTCCAGCTTCTCGCTGGCGGCACCACTGTCGATCGCTTCAGCAGCGTAGCTGGCGCCATCGGTCAGGTTATCGGCTTTGCCAGCAACAACGAGGGCAGCAGCCGTGCTCATCAGAACGGCATCGCGATAAGCCCCCGGTTCACTGCGGAACAGCGCCCGCATGGCTTCGGCATTCACGGTTGCCTCGCCACCTTTCAGCGCCTCGATGGTATGTGTCTCCAGCCCCGCATCAGACGGATGTGCCCGGAAACAGGTCACCTTCCCATCCTTCAGTTCGGCGACAGTGGAACCACCGGTCACTGACAATTCATCGGTTCCGTCATCACCATTGAACACCCAGGCTTTTTCCACACCCAGACGGTTCAGAACATGAGCCACAGGTTCAACCCAGTTTGCCGCGAAGACGCCAACTGCAAGACGGGAGACCATCGACGGATTGGACAGCGGACCCAGCAGGTTAAAAATAGTCCGGGTGCCAAGTTCCACCCGTGTCGGGCCAACATGACGCATGGCGCTGTGATGACGGGGCGCCATCAGGAAGCAGATCCCGGCTTCCCACAAAGCCCGCTTCACCAGCGGCATCTCGGCATCCACATTTACACCGAGTTCCCGCAGCACATCAGCCGCCCCGGATTTTGACGACAAAGCCCGGTTGCCATGCTTGGCGACAGGCACACCAGCAGCCGCTGCGACAATCGCCGATGCCGTCGAAATGTTATAAGTGCCGCGTCCGTCACCGCCGGTTCCCACAATATCAATGGCACCTTCAGGTGCATCGATCTTGAGAACCTTCGAGCGCATCACCCGCGCCGCACCGGTGATTTCCTCGACGGTTTCACCGCGAACCCGCAGTGCCATCAGAAAGGCACCGATCTGCGACGGTGTCGCATCTCCGGACATCAGAATATCAAAGGCTGTTTCAGCCTGCTTCTCGTCAAGACACTCGCCATTGGCGACCAGCGCCAGAAGTGCCTTCATATCGCGCATGTCGCTGCTCATCGCGTCACGCTCTCCCTTGTATTTGGCTCCGACTCAGACGGGGCCTTCGGACTGCCCGCAAAAGTGTGCGGAGAATGCGCGCCACCTTCGGCAGCGTCAAGCAAGCGGAGGCAAAGAAGCCTGTTTCCTGCGCCCCCGGTCGGCTTATGCTGCTGACTGAGTCGGCGCACCCCGTCTGGAACGGGACCGCTGCAGGAACAATCTATTCGGATCGCAGGCAGGGAACAATCGCCGGAATGTCGTCACGGAACTGGACAATTGCGACACTGATACTGCTCGGGCTGACTCTGGCCGGGCTGGGCTGGCTGTTCTTTGCCCCCGTCGACAGCCGCCCGATCCGGGCGGGCAGCGATCTCCCCCCGGTTCCGGAGACCGCGTCAGCTGATCCGGTGCCAGACACGACACCCGCTCATCCGTCAAGAAACGCAGCACCGCCCCGACAGAATCCGACCCCGGTTCCGGAGCCTGTCGTCACGCCCCCGTCACCTGCTGCCGGGAAAACAGTTGTTAAAGCCCCGGTCACATCTGCCCGCACGCCCGTCAGCCCGCCGCCCTGGCATCGTTATGCAGCCCCCTTTAAAGCACAGGGCAAACGTCCGCTGATCGCCATTGTCATTGATGACGTCGGGCTGAGTGGCGACCGGACCCGGGATGTCATCAGTCTGAGAGCACCGGTTACCATTGCGTTCCTCAGCTATGCCGAAGACCTGCCGGCGAAATCAGCGGCAGCACGAGAGGCCGGACATGAAGTCATGGTGCATGTTCCGATGGAACCAATGGCAAAGGGAGACCCAGGACCTAATGCGCTGACAACGAATCTGTCCGCGGCAGAAATCCGTGAGCGGCTGGACTGGGCGCTGGGCCGCTTCGAGGGGTTTGTCGGTTTTAATAACCATATGGGCAGCAA contains these protein-coding regions:
- the moaC gene encoding cyclic pyranopterin monophosphate synthase MoaC, with amino-acid sequence MSDGLTHFDGDGNAVMVDVSAKEVTERVAVAGADVIMMPETLKTIMERGMKKGDVLTVAQLAGIMGAKRTPDLIPLCHPLGLTSVKVDLVCNPERNAVEISARCRVSGQTGVEMEALTAASVAALTVYDMCKAVDRGMQITNIRLLHKSGGKSGVWNG
- the trpC gene encoding indole-3-glycerol phosphate synthase TrpC codes for the protein MADVLKRICDDKLAHIAECKTARPLSQIETAATAAAAPRGFYAALKSASRAGYGLIAEIKKASPSKGLIRPDFDPPSLARSYQAGGATCLSVLTDTPYFQGEDSYLVAARNAVDLPVLRKDFMLDAYQVAEARALGADCILLIMAALSDAQAAELEVAAVQYGMDVLVEVHNREELDRALKLKSPMLGVNNRNLKTLTVDLATTEALASAVPADRMLICESGLYSAADLARMAEVGARCFLIGESFMRQDDVAAAVQAILADPAPARVSA
- the lexA gene encoding transcriptional repressor LexA, whose translation is MLTRKQHDLLMLIDTRLSSSGVPPSYDEMKDALGLKSKSGIHRLITGLEERGFIRRLPHRARAIEVLKLPGDAHRPQSRDNFSPNVIEGNFRASKLRGKEQDGPAGATMTLPVHGRIAAGTPIEALQNPGRTVDVPITMLGGGEHYALEVEGDSMIEAGILDGDTVILRRCDTADNGDIVVALIDDYEATLKRLRRRGESVALEPANAAYKTRIFGPDQVAIQGRLIGLLRLY
- a CDS encoding divergent polysaccharide deacetylase family protein, which produces MRATFGSVKQAEAKKPVSCAPGRLMLLTESAHPVWNGTAAGTIYSDRRQGTIAGMSSRNWTIATLILLGLTLAGLGWLFFAPVDSRPIRAGSDLPPVPETASADPVPDTTPAHPSRNAAPPRQNPTPVPEPVVTPPSPAAGKTVVKAPVTSARTPVSPPPWHRYAAPFKAQGKRPLIAIVIDDVGLSGDRTRDVISLRAPVTIAFLSYAEDLPAKSAAAREAGHEVMVHVPMEPMAKGDPGPNALTTNLSAAEIRERLDWALGRFEGFVGFNNHMGSKFTSDRALMTQVASIAKERGLLFLDSVTSSTSVAWDVAREQGVPTARRDVFLDNDNAFEPILVQLGRLERVARQDGTAIAIGHPHEATLEALNQWLSDIEKRGFQLAPVSEIVRRRMAATPAN
- a CDS encoding molybdopterin molybdenumtransferase MoeA, with the protein product MISVAEALERILAGVTPLGVEQVGLDVAHGRVLAEPAISRLTQPPMAVSSMDGYAVRAADVATVPVVLRRIGEAPAGGSYPHPVKPGECVRIFTGGPVPEGADAIVIQEDTDVDGEQITIRESSLSGRYIRPEGLDFSAGDELISAGRILTARDIGLCAAMNQPSLTVRVKPRVAILSTGDELVNPGEQPGPNQIVSSNGVALAALVRCLGGEPVNVGIAGDTEGALDKAAQAAKSADMLVTIGGASVGDYDLVQSGLARHGLEIGFYKIAMRPGKPLMFGHVGATPMLGLPGNPVSALVCATIFLRPALMKMLGAAEDIGESTLPLAAALPENDQRQDYLRARVEKNADGESVVRAFEKQDSSMLSRLAQADMLIVRAPHAKAAEAGESVRVIHLQASAFRI
- the trpD gene encoding anthranilate phosphoribosyltransferase, with product MSSDMRDMKALLALVANGECLDEKQAETAFDILMSGDATPSQIGAFLMALRVRGETVEEITGAARVMRSKVLKIDAPEGAIDIVGTGGDGRGTYNISTASAIVAAAAGVPVAKHGNRALSSKSGAADVLRELGVNVDAEMPLVKRALWEAGICFLMAPRHHSAMRHVGPTRVELGTRTIFNLLGPLSNPSMVSRLAVGVFAANWVEPVAHVLNRLGVEKAWVFNGDDGTDELSVTGGSTVAELKDGKVTCFRAHPSDAGLETHTIEALKGGEATVNAEAMRALFRSEPGAYRDAVLMSTAAALVVAGKADNLTDGASYAAEAIDSGAASEKLDLLIAITNGD